The stretch of DNA ACACGGCCGTGGTGGCCTGGGCCGGGTACACCACCCCGGTCGGCCTCGGCCCCGACGCCGCCACGGGACGGCTCGCGGAGGCCGGCGCGCCACGGCTGGCCCAGTTCGTACAGGGCCTGACGGCGTCCGGCGCCCCACGCCCCGCCGTGTTCTGCCACAGCTACGGCTCGGTGGTGTGCGGTCTGGCGGCCCCACAACTGCCGGCGTCCGACCTGGTGGTGCTCGGTTCACCCGGCATGCGTGCGGACAGCGTGACCGATCTGCACACCTCCGCCCGCGTGTGGGCGGCCAAGGACGACAGCGACTGGATCGGTGACGTGCCGAACGTCGAGCTGTTCGGCCTCGGCCATGGCGAGGACCCGGCCGATCCGGGATTCGGCGCCCGACGCGTTCCCGCAGAGCGAGCCGAGGGCCACACCGGCTACTTCGCCCCGGGGACGGATTCCCTCCAGGCCTTCGCCGCCATCGCGGAGACCACTGCCCCCAGCATCCCGGACGACGGCACCGCCGGAAGCGCGCCCGCCGCCGACGCCCGCCCCATCGGAGAGCGGCCATGAGCCTCACGCCACTGACCACCCTGCGCAGGTCCGCGTCGGCGATCGACGCCAAGACACCCGCACATCGCGACCGGGCCATAGACGGGCTGCGTGCGCTCGCCCTGCTCGCCGTGCCGACCGGGCACTGGCTGCTCGGCGGATTCACGCTCGACGCGGGCGGGGCACTGCACAATGCCAGCCCCCTGGCGTCGTTCGGATTCTTCGCGCCGCTCAGCTGGGTGCTGCAGATGCTGGGCATCTTCTTCCTGGTGGGCGGCTATGCCTCCGTCCTGTCGTATCGCCGGGCGGCGGCGCGTGGCGAGTCGACGAGGCGCTGGCTTCGCGGGCGAGTGGCACGGCTCGGACGTCCGGTCCTCGGGGTGACGGCTGTCTGGGCCGCACTGATCCCGGTGCTGTACGCGATGGGGGTGCCGGGCACGACTCTGCGCACGGGGTCCACGCTGGTGATACAGCCACTGTGGTTCGTCGGGATCTATGCGGTGATCACCGCGCTCACCCCATGGTGCATAAAGGCGGCCGAGCGGCTCGGCGCCTGGGCCGCGGCGCCTCTGCTCGGATCGGTCGCCGTCGTCGACTTCCTGCGCTACGGCCCGTCCGGGGAGGCCATGCCGTCCTGGCTGAGCCTGCTGAATCTGCTGCCCGGCTGGATGTTCGCCTATCAACTGGGCGTCAGCTGGGGCGAGAAGAAGCTGGGCAGGCGCGGAGGGTGGCTGCTGCTCGTCGGAGGGACAGCCCTCTTCGCGGCACTGCTGTTCGTCCTCCACTATCCGACGTCGATGGTCGGCGTCCCGGGTGAGGCCCGGACGAACTCCCATCCCCCGTCGCTGCTGGTCCTGGCGCTGGCCGCCGCGCAGAGCGGGGCGGCGATCCTGCTGCGGGAACGCATCGGCAAGTTGCTGCGCAGGCCCGCCCTGTGGGCACCGGTGGTCGTGATCAACCTGTCGGCGATGACGATCCTGTGCTGGCACCAGACGGCGATGCTCGCGGCGGCCGTACCCGGCTCGTTCCTCGGCGCCACGGTGCCAGGGCTGACGGCGGGTCCGGACACCTGGGCCTGGATAGCCGCCCGGATCGCCTGGCTTCCGGTCTTCGGAGCGCTCCTGCTGCTGATAGGCCGCTACACCCGAGGCTTCGAGGCCCCATGGAAGCGAGCCACGCATGCACGAAGGGCACTCGCCGGGCTCTTGGCGGCCGGGTTCGCGGTCTTCGCACTGGGGCTGGCGTGAAGGAATGGGCGGCGGGGTCCCTGCGGGGAAAGGAGCTCCCGGGTGGATCGGCAGGTGTCCCCTCGGGGCGGGGCATGCGGCGCAAGGTGCGGCGCAGGGTGGGCTGTTGGGGTGTGGTCCGCCGCGCCTGCGGAGCAGCTGGTTGCGTGTTATTCGCGGCCCGCCGATGTGAACGTCATGTCGGCGTAGCGGTCGCCTGCTACCTGGGCGGCGATGGGGTTCAGCAGGGCGAGTTCGGAGGGGGTGAGATTCAGGTGGGTAGCCGCGGTGTTCTCCTCGACGCGGGTGCGCTTGCGGGTGCCGGGGATGGGGACGACGGCCAGGCCGTGGGCCTGGGCCTGCTGTTGGACCCAGGCGAGGGCGACCTGGCCGAGGCTCGCGCAGTGGGCTTCGGCGACGGTGCGGACGGGCTCGAGGAGGGCCGCGTTGGTGGCGGCGTTGTCGCCCGTGAAGCGGGGCTGCTGGCGGCGGAAGTCGTCCTCGCCGAGTTCCTTGTCGGCGCTGACGAACGAGCCGGTGAGGAAGCCGCGGCCGAGCGGGGAGTACGGGACGAGGGCGACGCCTAGTTCGGCGGCGACGGGGACGACGCCCTGCTCGATGTCACGGCTGAAGAGCGACCACTCCGACTGGACGGCGGCGATGGGGTGGACGGCGTGGGCGGCGCGGAGTTCGGGTCCTGTGACCTCGCTGAGGCCGAGGTGCTTGACCTTGCCGGCGGCGACCAACTCGGCCATCACGCCGATCGTTTCCTCGATCGGCACCTGGGGGTTGCGGCGGTGCATGTAGTAGAGATCGATGACGTCCACGCCGAGGCGTTGGAGGCTGGCGTCGATGCAGGCGCGAATGTAGGCGGGATCGTTGTTGATGATCCGCTTGGTCGGGTCGTCCGGGTCGATGGCCAGGGCGAACTTGGTGGCGAGGACGACCTCGTCGCGGTGTGCCTTGAGGAAGGGGGAGAGGAACTTCTCGTTCTCACCGGCGGCGTAGGCGTCGGCGGTGTCGTAGAGGGTGACGCCCAGTTCGAGGGCGCGCTCCAGGGTCGCCCGGGCCTCGTCGGCGTCGGTGGGGCCGTAGGCGAAGCTCATGCCCATGCAGCCGAGTCCCTGGACGCCGACTTCGGGGCCGCCTGTGCCGAGCTGCACCTTCGCGATCCGGGCGGGGGTCTTCCCGGGGGTCCCCGTCGCCGCAGCCGTCTCCGGGGTCGCAGCCGTCTCGGGGGTCGTAGGCGTCTCGGGGGTCGTAGGCGTCTCGGGGGTCTTGGGTGTCTCTGCGGTCATCAGTGTCAGAGCCTCTCCGGCGCCGGGCGGGCGTCAGCGTAAAAGTTGATCTTGTAGTCGAGTACGGCCAGCGTGTCCTGGAGCTCCGCTATGCGGGTGCGGACGTCGCGGCGGGTCTGTTCGAGGAGTTCGTGGCGCTCGGTGAAGGTGTGTTCGCCCTCGCGCACCAGCTCGGCGTAGCGGACCATGTCCGCCACCGGCATGCCGGTGAGGCGCAGCTTGCCGACGAAGGTGAGCCAGTCCAGATCGCGGTTGCGGTAGCGGCGCTGGCCCGTGTGGGAGCGGTCGATGTGGGGCATCAGGCCGATTCGCTCGTACCAGCGCAGGGTGTGCGCGGTCAGGCCGATGAAGGCGACGACCTCACTGATCGTGTAGTGGTCCTGTCCGGTCGGGCGGGGGTGCGCGGGGGGTGCCGAGGCGCAGGCGTCAGGCTTGGTGCCAACGCCGTCGGAGCTGTCGGAGCCGTCGGAGCTCCCGGCGGTACCGGCAGCGCCTGCCGTACCTGCCGCACCTGGCGTCGCTTCGGTCACGCTCTGCGTGGGGCCCTTTGTGCGGGTCTCGGTCTCCATCACCGTCATGACCACCACGCTAGAACCTTGGAGTGCGCTCTAAGCAAGCAGAACCGGGAGGGAATATGTGACGTAAACAAACCCTCGGAAAAACGGAGGACGCCGCTTCATCCGGTGACTACGGTGCCGATCATGAGTCTTGTGCGGCGCGCCACGCCAGAGGATGCCGAGGAACTGATCAGGCTGCGGCAGGTGATGATCGACTCGGTGTTCGCTACCGGGTCAGCGTCCGCCTCCGGGTCCGACACCGGCTGGCATGCCGAGTCCCTTCCTGTCGTCCGGGACAAACTGGCCGATCCGGACGGCGACTTCGCCGCCTTCGTCGTCGACCGGCCGGACCGGCCAGGGAAGCTTGCGGCGCTGGTGGTGGGGACCCTGGACTACCGCATCGGGCGGGCGGGCAATCCGCGGGGCGTCATCGGTTATGTGTTCAGCGTCGCCACCGATCCGGATCAGCGGCGGCGTGGGTATGCGCGGGCCTGTATGGAGGTGCTGCTCGACTGGTTCCGGGAGCGTGGTGCGGGGAGTGTCGATCTCAACGCGTCGGCGGAGGCGGAGCCGCTGTACGCCTCGCTCGGTTTCGTGCGCAAGCCCGACCCCTCGATGCGGCTGAGCCTGTAGGGCGCTTAGACGCCTCACGAAGCTAAAAGTCAAGCCGCAGCGGCATGCGAGCGAGGGAACGCCGTCACTTCATCGAACAACTCGTGGTTCTTCAGGCAGTGATAGAGCTGGCCGAGGAGGCGGTTGAAGAGGTTACGGAGGGCGGATGCGTGCCAGTCTCCGTGCTCGTCGCGGCGTCGGCGGTAGTGCGCCTTGGCACCCGGAGAGCCGTTCGGGGCAGAGAAGGCCCAGAGATAGCCAGCGTGGTTGAGGCGGTCGTTCTTGATCCGTCGTCGGGTGATGCTGGACTTCTTGCCAGAGGCTCGGGTGATGGGCGAGGCGCCCGCGTAGGCCTTCAGCCCACGGGCATCGGCGAACCGGGCGTGGTCGTCTCCGATCTCGGCCAGCACCCGGGCGCCGAGCTGAGCTCCAAGACCGGGGAAGCTCAGGATCACTTCAGCGTCCGGGTGCTGAGGGAAAGCCTCTTCCACCGCCTTCGCGAGGTCATCCGCGGCGGTGCAGGCAGCTTCCAGCTGGCCGAGGAGGGCGAGCATCTGCTGGCCGAGGGCATCTTCGACGAGCGGGGGCTGGTGGGCCGAGTCGGCACGGAAAGCTTCGCGGAGCCGCTCGGCCTCGGTCTCGATGCCTCGTTTGCGGCCGGCCCGTTTGAGGGCCGCGCTGATCTGCGTGCGGCTCAGTCGTGCAGCACTGGCGGGGGTGGGGGCGAGTTTGAGGAGCTCGCGGGCCTCGGGGCGGCAGAGGCCGTTCGTCCAGGTGGCGAAGGCGTCCAAGACGGCGGGGTAGTACTCACGGAGCAGAGAACGGAGTTGGTTGGCCATCTGCTGGCGGTTCCAGGTCGCATCCTGCTGGGCGCGGGCGAGGACCGCGATAGCGCGGGCCAGGTCGCTGTCGTTGGGCAGGGGCCGGTGGGCATGCATGTCGGTCCGCAGCACATTAGCGAGGACGAGGGCGTCGCCGGGGTCGGACTTCTTGCGCGAGACGCTGTGCCGGTCACGGTATCGGGCCGCGGCCATAGGATTGATCGCGAAGACCTTCCGCTTGCCTTGCCGCAGGACCGCGACCAGCAGGCCGCGGGAGGTCTCGATCGCCACCGGGATCGGATCATCTTCAGTGTCGCCGTACTCGGCCAACAGATCCAGCAAGGTCTTGTAGCCAGCGGCGTCATCGGTGATGTGCCGCTTGGCCAGTAACTCGCCTGTGTCGTTGACCAGGGCGAAATCGTGCGTCCTTTCCGCCCAGTCAATTCCGCAGTAGATCAAGGTAATCCCCTCCCCATAGTGCAGGTTCTGCGCTGGTCACGAGCGCATACGGAGCCACGCGGCGACCTAATTCCAGGACTCAACCGCTGGGGTCGGTCCGACGCCTCACTAGCCGTGTTCGTGGCACCAGCGCACCTCACGGGCCTCGGTCTATTGCGGGAGCTCAGACAGCTCAGGCGTATCGAGAGGTCACCGTGCAGTGGGCTCGCCCCACCAACACCAACGAGTGATCAAGCGAGTAGGTATTGACGCTCTATAGGTGCCGAGCGTCGTCGCTCTGGCTAGAGGCATCGAGGCCAGGTCCAGCGGAGACGTCCGCTCGGCGCCCATAGAACATCACCGCCGACCGTGGTGGCTGTCGTGAAGGCGCCGGGCGCCGCCAATCTGTCCGGAGGCATCAACGGCCAGGCCGACCGGAGGCGTCTCGGCCCGGCGCCCACACGACCACCACCACTGAGCACTGGGGACCACGCGCCGCTCTAAGCGGAGGCTTCACGAGCCCGGCTCGTACAAGGCGTCACGGCTCGCAGTAGTCGAACACCCGGGGAGATCTACCCGATGTCCCTGGGGTCCTTACGAAGGAATTAGGCTCGTACGCATGCAGAGCCTGGCGTTGATCGAGAACTGGCCGGTCCCTACCGCTGCCGCCGCCGTCGTGCGCGCGGACGGCACGGTCGTCGGGGCGCACGGGCCCACCGGGCACCGTTTCGCGCTCGCTTCGGTCACCAAGCCGCTGGCGGCGTACGCGGTGCTTGTGGCGTACGAAGAGGGGGCGATCGAGCTCGATGAGCCCGCCGGGCCCGAGGGGTCGACCGTGCGGCATCTGCTGGCGCACACCAGCGGTCTTGCGTTCGACGAGCACCGGGTGACTGCGCCTGCCGGGACGCGGCGGCTGTATTCGAACTCGGGGTTCGAGGTGCTCGGGGATCACATCGCCAAGACGACGGACATTCCCTTCGGGGAGTATCTGCGGCAGGCCGTGCTCGAGCCGTTGGGCATGGGGGCCACCTCGCTCGACGGAGGGGCTTCGCCCGCCAAGGACGGGGTGTCCACTGTCGATGACCTGGTGAAGTTCGCCGCGGAGGTGCAGGCGCCGCGGTTGCTTGATCCGCGGACGGTGGCCGAGGCGATGTCTGTGGCGTATCCGGGGCTGAAGGGTGTGCTTCCCGGGTACGGGCATCAGAGTCCCAACGACTGGGGGCTCGGGTTCGAGATTCGGGACTCCAAGTCGCCGCACTGGACCGGGAGTTCGTCTTCGCCGCGGACGTTTGGGCACTTCGGGCAGGCCGGGACGTTCCTCTGGGTCGATCCCGATGCGGGGGCGGCGTGTGTCGCTCTGGCGGATCGGGCGTTCGGGCCGTGGGCCGTTGAGGCGTGGCCTTCGTTCACCGATGCGGTGCTCTCCGAGCTGTAAGGGTTCGCTCGCGCTTTGCGGGGGCCTGTCTTCAGCTGTGCCCCGCACTTGTGCGCCGTGCCCCGCGGTTGCGCGCCGTGCCCCGCAGTTGCCGCGCCGTGCCCCACAGCCTTGAGCCGTCCCCCGCAGCACGGTTGCCGCAAGGAGCGTTTCCGCAGCCCGGCGGGGGCGGGGTGCCGCCGCTGTGCCCACCCGTGCCGCCCCAGCGGCACGATTGCCCACAGCGGGGGGGGCGGACAGCCGCTCCTCGGCGTAGGCGACCCAGCAGCGGCAGCGCGGACCAAGCGGGACCCGCCCCAGCGGCACGATTGCCCACAGCGAGGGGCGCGGACAGCCGCCCCTCGGCGTAGGCGACCCAGTAGCGACAGCGCGGACCAAGCGGGACCCGCCCCAGCGGCACGATTGCCCCCACCACAGCGGGGGGGGGGCGGGCAGCCGCCCCTCGGCGTAGGCGATCCCAGCAGCGGCGGCGGCGTGACTCAGCCTCCCGCCATCTCCCACACCAGCAGCTCCGCCGCCCCTGCGCCCCCCGCCACCGCCTCCAACCCCTCCGCGGCCGTGATCCGGGCCGCGTCGCCCGGGGTCAGGTCTTCGCTGCCCATGCGGACCTCGCCCCGCACCACATGAACGTACGCACAAGGCGCGTCCGGGATTGCCGTGCGTTCGCCTGCGGCCAGGCGCCGGACGTGGAGGAGTGCGCCCGCCGCGGGGACCGCGTACGGAGTGGAGTCCGCGATGCCGTGGACCACCTCGTAGGACGGGTCGCCGCCGGGGCTGAGCGGGGACAGCCACATCTGGACGAAGACCAAGGGGGCTGCGCCCTCGTTGCGTTCCACGTGGCGGACACCGCCTGCGGCGCTCAGGTGCTGGACGTCCCCGGGGCGCACCACCGACTCGTGGCCCGTCGTGTCGCGGTGCGTCAGTTCGCCCTCGACCACCCAGGTCACGATCTCGGTGTGGCTGTGCGGGTGTTCGTCGAAGCCCGCACCGGGCGCGAGACGCTCTTCGTTGCAGGCCAGGATCGCGCCGAAGCGGAGGTTGTCCGGGTCGTAGTGCGGCCCGAAGGAGAAGGCGTGGAAGGTCTCGATACCGGCGGCGGGCTCCCCGCCGCGGTACCGATCGCCGGAGCGCCGTACATCAATCACACACCCCACGTTAGACCCGGCACCGCACACCGCCGTCCCGATAAGGCAGTCTTGTCCCCGTGCCCGAACCCTCTGCGAACGAAGCCCGCCAGGACGCCCATCAGGCAGCCCACGAGGAAGCCGCGCGCCACGAGGAAGCCGCCCGTCAGGACGCGCACCGGAAGGCTCACGCGCACTCAGCCACGCTGAAGCGCCTGGAGCAGTCAGCCGGCAGTCTCGCGGCGCAGGCCATCGCGCGCATGGACGAGACGCTGTCCTGGTACCGGGCGATGCCCCCCGAGAACCGGTCGTGGATCGGTCTGGTCGCGCAGGCCGGTATCGCCGCGTTCACCGAGTGGTTCCGGCGTCCCGACGCTCCCCAGGCCATCTCGACCGACGTCTTCGGCACCGCCCCGCGCGAGCTGACCAGGGCGATCACCCTGCGCCAGACCGTGGAGATGGTGCGTACGACGATCGAGGTGATGGAGTCCGCGGTCGACGAGATCGCGGCCCCGGGCGACGAGTCCGTCCTCCGCGAGGCGCTCCTCGTGTACGCCCGCGAGATCGCCTTCGCCACGGCGCAGGTCTACGCGCAGGCCGCCGAGGCACGCGGTGCCTGGGATGCCCGGCTCGAGTCGCTGGTCGTGAACGCCGTGCTCTCCGGGGAGGCCGACGAGGGGGCGGTCAGCAGAGCCGCCGCGCTCGGCTGGAACTCCCCCGAGCACGTCTGTGTCGTCCTCGGCACCGCACCCGACGGCGACAGCGAGCTCACCGTCGAAGCCATCCGCCGCGCCGCACGCCACGCCAAGCTGCAGGTCCTGACCGGTGTGCTCGGCGACCGTCTTGTCGTCATCGCGGGCGGCAGCGACAATCCGCTGCATGTCGCCAAGGGCCTGATCGGTCCGTACGCGGCAGGGCCCGTCGTCGCCGGACCCATCGTCCCCGACCTGCTGGCCGCCACCCGGTCCGCGCAGGCCGCGGCCGCCGGGCTCAAGGCCTGCGCCGCCTGGCAGGACGCTCCGCGTCCCGTCCTGGCGGACGATCTCCTGCCGGAGCGCGCGATCGCGAGCGATCCCGCCGCGCGCGAGCAGTTGGTGGAGGAGATCTACAGACCACTGGAGGAAGCGGGCTCCGCGCTCCTGGAGACGCTCAGCGTCTATCTGGAGCAGGCCAGCAGTCTCGAAGGTGCGGCCCGGATGCTCTTCGTTCACCCCAACACCGTGCGCTACCGGCTGCGACGTGTGACAGACGTCACCGGCTGGTCGCCATCGGACGTACGCTCCGCATTCACGCTGCGGATCGCACTGATCCTGGGGCGTCTGGCCGACGGAGATCTCCAACCGTAGGATTTTGTCGGGCCCCTACAATTCCCCCACCGGTTCTTCGTCCCTGTCCCCACGGGCGGCTTGTACCGTCCACAAGAGAGAGTGTGAGAGTGCTCGTACTCGTCGCTCCCGGCCAAGGCGCTCAGACGCCCGGCTTCCTGACCCCCTGGCTCGACCTCCCCGGTGCGGCCGACCGCATCGGCGCGTGGTCGGACGCCATCGGGCTCGACCTTGCCCACTACGGCACGCAGGCCGACGCGGACGCGATCCGCGACACCGCCGTGGCCCAGCCCCTCCTTGTGGCCGCCGGTCTGCTCTCCGCCGAGGCACTCAGTGACGCCCTCGCCGCGAACAAGCCCGGCGCGGTCGCGGGACACAGCGTCGGTGAGATCACCGCCGCCGCGTACGCGGGTGTGCTCAGCGACGAGGCCGCGCTCGGTCTCGTACGCAAGCGGGGCCTGGCCATGGCCGACGCCGCCGCGGTCACGGAGACCGGCATGGCGGCGCTGCTCGGCGGCGACCCCGAGGTCACCATCCCGCACCTGGAGAAGCTCGGCCTGACGCCGGCGAACGTGAACGGCGCGGGCCAGATCGTCGCCGCCGGCACCGCCGAGCAGATCGCGGCGCTCGCCGAGGACAAGCCCGAAGGC from Streptomyces sp. BA2 encodes:
- a CDS encoding acyltransferase domain-containing protein, with the protein product MLVLVAPGQGAQTPGFLTPWLDLPGAADRIGAWSDAIGLDLAHYGTQADADAIRDTAVAQPLLVAAGLLSAEALSDALAANKPGAVAGHSVGEITAAAYAGVLSDEAALGLVRKRGLAMADAAAVTETGMAALLGGDPEVTIPHLEKLGLTPANVNGAGQIVAAGTAEQIAALAEDKPEGVRRVVPLKVAGAFHTHHMAPAVATLEEAAKALDPADPKLTYVSNRDGQAVATGADVLSRLVGQVANPVRWDLCMETFKGLGATAMIELCPGGTLTGLAKRALPGVRTVALKTPDDLDAASELIADTASAADAAGA
- a CDS encoding MerR family transcriptional regulator, which encodes MTVMETETRTKGPTQSVTEATPGAAGTAGAAGTAGSSDGSDSSDGVGTKPDACASAPPAHPRPTGQDHYTISEVVAFIGLTAHTLRWYERIGLMPHIDRSHTGQRRYRNRDLDWLTFVGKLRLTGMPVADMVRYAELVREGEHTFTERHELLEQTRRDVRTRIAELQDTLAVLDYKINFYADARPAPERL
- the fasR gene encoding fatty acid biosynthesis transcriptional regulator FasR, producing MKRLEQSAGSLAAQAIARMDETLSWYRAMPPENRSWIGLVAQAGIAAFTEWFRRPDAPQAISTDVFGTAPRELTRAITLRQTVEMVRTTIEVMESAVDEIAAPGDESVLREALLVYAREIAFATAQVYAQAAEARGAWDARLESLVVNAVLSGEADEGAVSRAAALGWNSPEHVCVVLGTAPDGDSELTVEAIRRAARHAKLQVLTGVLGDRLVVIAGGSDNPLHVAKGLIGPYAAGPVVAGPIVPDLLAATRSAQAAAAGLKACAAWQDAPRPVLADDLLPERAIASDPAAREQLVEEIYRPLEEAGSALLETLSVYLEQASSLEGAARMLFVHPNTVRYRLRRVTDVTGWSPSDVRSAFTLRIALILGRLADGDLQP
- a CDS encoding acyltransferase family protein encodes the protein MSLTPLTTLRRSASAIDAKTPAHRDRAIDGLRALALLAVPTGHWLLGGFTLDAGGALHNASPLASFGFFAPLSWVLQMLGIFFLVGGYASVLSYRRAAARGESTRRWLRGRVARLGRPVLGVTAVWAALIPVLYAMGVPGTTLRTGSTLVIQPLWFVGIYAVITALTPWCIKAAERLGAWAAAPLLGSVAVVDFLRYGPSGEAMPSWLSLLNLLPGWMFAYQLGVSWGEKKLGRRGGWLLLVGGTALFAALLFVLHYPTSMVGVPGEARTNSHPPSLLVLALAAAQSGAAILLRERIGKLLRRPALWAPVVVINLSAMTILCWHQTAMLAAAVPGSFLGATVPGLTAGPDTWAWIAARIAWLPVFGALLLLIGRYTRGFEAPWKRATHARRALAGLLAAGFAVFALGLA
- a CDS encoding pirin family protein; this encodes MIDVRRSGDRYRGGEPAAGIETFHAFSFGPHYDPDNLRFGAILACNEERLAPGAGFDEHPHSHTEIVTWVVEGELTHRDTTGHESVVRPGDVQHLSAAGGVRHVERNEGAAPLVFVQMWLSPLSPGGDPSYEVVHGIADSTPYAVPAAGALLHVRRLAAGERTAIPDAPCAYVHVVRGEVRMGSEDLTPGDAARITAAEGLEAVAGGAGAAELLVWEMAGG
- a CDS encoding IS110 family transposase — its product is MIYCGIDWAERTHDFALVNDTGELLAKRHITDDAAGYKTLLDLLAEYGDTEDDPIPVAIETSRGLLVAVLRQGKRKVFAINPMAAARYRDRHSVSRKKSDPGDALVLANVLRTDMHAHRPLPNDSDLARAIAVLARAQQDATWNRQQMANQLRSLLREYYPAVLDAFATWTNGLCRPEARELLKLAPTPASAARLSRTQISAALKRAGRKRGIETEAERLREAFRADSAHQPPLVEDALGQQMLALLGQLEAACTAADDLAKAVEEAFPQHPDAEVILSFPGLGAQLGARVLAEIGDDHARFADARGLKAYAGASPITRASGKKSSITRRRIKNDRLNHAGYLWAFSAPNGSPGAKAHYRRRRDEHGDWHASALRNLFNRLLGQLYHCLKNHELFDEVTAFPRSHAAAA
- a CDS encoding serine hydrolase domain-containing protein, producing the protein MQSLALIENWPVPTAAAAVVRADGTVVGAHGPTGHRFALASVTKPLAAYAVLVAYEEGAIELDEPAGPEGSTVRHLLAHTSGLAFDEHRVTAPAGTRRLYSNSGFEVLGDHIAKTTDIPFGEYLRQAVLEPLGMGATSLDGGASPAKDGVSTVDDLVKFAAEVQAPRLLDPRTVAEAMSVAYPGLKGVLPGYGHQSPNDWGLGFEIRDSKSPHWTGSSSSPRTFGHFGQAGTFLWVDPDAGAACVALADRAFGPWAVEAWPSFTDAVLSEL
- a CDS encoding aldo/keto reductase — translated: MGMSFAYGPTDADEARATLERALELGVTLYDTADAYAAGENEKFLSPFLKAHRDEVVLATKFALAIDPDDPTKRIINNDPAYIRACIDASLQRLGVDVIDLYYMHRRNPQVPIEETIGVMAELVAAGKVKHLGLSEVTGPELRAAHAVHPIAAVQSEWSLFSRDIEQGVVPVAAELGVALVPYSPLGRGFLTGSFVSADKELGEDDFRRQQPRFTGDNAATNAALLEPVRTVAEAHCASLGQVALAWVQQQAQAHGLAVVPIPGTRKRTRVEENTAATHLNLTPSELALLNPIAAQVAGDRYADMTFTSAGRE
- a CDS encoding GNAT family N-acetyltransferase, translating into MSLVRRATPEDAEELIRLRQVMIDSVFATGSASASGSDTGWHAESLPVVRDKLADPDGDFAAFVVDRPDRPGKLAALVVGTLDYRIGRAGNPRGVIGYVFSVATDPDQRRRGYARACMEVLLDWFRERGAGSVDLNASAEAEPLYASLGFVRKPDPSMRLSL